A stretch of the Mesorhizobium sp. Pch-S genome encodes the following:
- a CDS encoding galactosyl transferase yields MSLVTFIIPVRHQDNARDWGLLKANLTQTVASISNQTDSDWQGIIVANEGADLPDLPQGFSVVRVTFPPNVLHEIDKANIEDVYDAFRADKGRRVLMGMLAARDSGFFMIVDDDDFVSARIVEHVARNRNANGWTIDKGYIWDDGGKILLGYDDFSHLCGTSLIIRAALYGLPERFEDASLDWIKSMLGSHVRIADILAKNGTSLTPLPFRGAVYRVGHAGSHSKAPSLLVKYFLSWEALKRPRRLLRNMGKLRFLDDGARREFFGRAA; encoded by the coding sequence ATGAGCCTCGTTACCTTCATCATCCCCGTCCGGCATCAGGACAACGCCCGCGACTGGGGGCTGCTCAAGGCGAACCTCACCCAGACCGTGGCGTCGATCTCGAACCAGACCGACAGCGATTGGCAAGGGATCATCGTGGCCAACGAAGGAGCGGACCTGCCCGATCTGCCGCAGGGCTTCAGTGTCGTGCGCGTGACATTCCCGCCGAATGTCCTGCACGAGATCGACAAGGCCAACATCGAAGACGTCTACGACGCTTTCCGCGCCGACAAGGGACGGCGGGTGCTGATGGGCATGCTGGCGGCGCGCGACAGCGGCTTCTTCATGATCGTGGACGACGACGATTTCGTCAGCGCCCGTATCGTTGAACATGTCGCCAGAAATCGAAACGCGAATGGCTGGACGATCGACAAGGGCTACATCTGGGACGACGGTGGCAAGATCCTGCTGGGATATGACGACTTCAGCCATCTGTGCGGAACCTCGCTGATCATCCGTGCTGCCCTCTACGGCTTGCCAGAACGTTTCGAGGATGCGTCCCTGGACTGGATCAAGTCGATGCTGGGCAGCCATGTCCGCATCGCCGACATCCTGGCCAAAAATGGTACATCGCTGACACCGCTGCCGTTCCGTGGCGCTGTCTACCGCGTCGGCCATGCCGGATCGCACAGCAAGGCGCCCAGCCTGCTGGTCAAATATTTCCTGAGCTGGGAAGCCCTGAAGCGGCCGAGGCGCCTGCTGCGCAACATGGGTAAACTTCGCTTTCTCGATGATGGCGCAAGGCGGGAGTTCTTTGGGCGGGCCGCGTAG
- a CDS encoding CapA family protein, whose amino-acid sequence MSNYPLSYKLSWLPRFLKPSLRGDAKDFGPAAADLLLPRPDRTVRLAFIGDVSAVASSRAPICDPALKALLGSADLVIGNCESPIVRHVRARLGTWLGTHHAMKEAFLAEAMAAVGIERERLVLSLANNHMLDQGVEGFTETVGALQRLGIRIIGTADGGPVQRIKADGLTIGFAAFTVWRNAAEALFSGRVSTEANPGRWPAGSLAGVDLLCAVPHWGWEFRHFPQPETVALARRLVEYGFGLVVGHHAHVLQPVKQIGRVPVAYGVGDFLGTALARQPWPGRIGGIFTVDVSAEPESLGKVAAYRMHPFVRLRDSGRERLVTVTDLTRTLRARVEERLASVLGTAQP is encoded by the coding sequence GTGTCGAACTATCCGCTTTCCTACAAGCTCTCCTGGCTGCCGCGTTTCCTGAAACCGTCGCTGCGTGGCGATGCGAAGGATTTCGGACCGGCGGCGGCGGACCTTTTGCTACCTCGACCAGACAGGACCGTGCGACTCGCCTTCATCGGAGATGTCTCGGCCGTCGCCTCCAGCCGGGCGCCGATATGTGATCCAGCGCTGAAGGCGCTGCTCGGTTCCGCCGATCTGGTGATCGGCAATTGCGAAAGCCCGATCGTCCGACATGTGCGGGCGCGGCTTGGCACGTGGCTCGGCACGCATCATGCCATGAAAGAGGCCTTCCTGGCCGAGGCGATGGCTGCAGTCGGCATCGAGCGCGAGCGGCTGGTGCTCTCGCTGGCCAACAACCACATGCTCGACCAGGGTGTCGAGGGTTTCACCGAGACGGTCGGGGCGTTGCAGCGGCTCGGGATCCGGATCATCGGTACGGCAGACGGCGGCCCCGTGCAGAGGATCAAGGCGGACGGTCTCACCATCGGTTTCGCGGCCTTCACGGTCTGGCGAAACGCTGCCGAAGCATTGTTTTCGGGTCGTGTGTCCACGGAAGCCAACCCCGGGCGCTGGCCTGCAGGCAGCCTGGCGGGCGTGGATCTCTTATGCGCTGTACCGCACTGGGGCTGGGAATTCCGGCATTTTCCGCAACCGGAAACCGTAGCGCTGGCACGACGGCTGGTCGAATACGGGTTCGGGCTGGTTGTCGGGCATCACGCGCATGTCCTGCAGCCGGTGAAGCAGATCGGGCGGGTGCCTGTTGCTTATGGGGTGGGTGACTTCCTGGGTACTGCCCTGGCTCGGCAGCCTTGGCCGGGGCGTATCGGCGGGATCTTTACCGTCGATGTAAGCGCTGAACCGGAGAGCCTCGGCAAGGTCGCGGCGTACCGGATGCATCCGTTTGTCCGGCTGCGCGACAGCGGCCGCGAGCGGCTGGTAACGGTGACAGATCTTACCAGGACACTGCGTGCTCGCGTGGAAGAGAGGCTGGCTTCGGTTCTGGGAACTGCTCAGCCGTAG
- a CDS encoding SemiSWEET transporter, which produces MHPSIEIIGAVAAFITTVGWIPQVAKIARERRAGDISLVTTGVLAFGILLWALYGILIGSWPVILANGFTFMLVAAIVAMKLRYG; this is translated from the coding sequence TTGCACCCCTCGATCGAAATTATCGGCGCGGTCGCTGCTTTCATCACGACGGTCGGATGGATTCCGCAAGTCGCCAAGATCGCCCGCGAGCGTCGCGCCGGCGACATCTCACTTGTCACTACCGGCGTCCTCGCCTTCGGCATCCTGCTGTGGGCGCTCTATGGCATTTTGATCGGCTCATGGCCGGTCATCCTCGCCAATGGCTTCACCTTCATGCTGGTTGCAGCCATCGTCGCCATGAAACTGCGCTACGGCTGA